The following proteins are encoded in a genomic region of Rhinolophus ferrumequinum isolate MPI-CBG mRhiFer1 chromosome 17, mRhiFer1_v1.p, whole genome shotgun sequence:
- the LOC117037286 gene encoding proline-rich protein 23A-like gives MGSRLRSPRAYPAPGWGPRPGEPGPAKRRRTEEPAGPECRTEPTLQEPAEPPAVGALTSVVVLAAGCALQLPLDGVDLLLEPEPTSVLQVSLGEHTFMLIPEALLGSADERSGGQGHAPVGLQPGALLGAPREDGAVQQRLFCACVPEIAAQEEAYEEDADPEFLPPSMDPRAGSVAGFRSSPRRVAGFYPHSPITEPAPRAPTPSPERRSPGPYFNLDFHLLEPFPSSPLQPLPPSPSPGPHARPQRPPGPARKARRRLFQE, from the coding sequence ATGGGCAGCCGGCTCCGCAGCCCCAGAGCCTACCCTGCGCCCGGCTGGGGACCGCGGCCTGGAGAACCCGGCCCCGCCAAGCGCCGCCGAACCGAAGAGCCCGCGGGCCCCGAGTGCAGGACGGAGCCCACCCTGCAAGAACCCGCGGAGCCCCCGGCCGTGGGCGCGCTCACCTCCGTCGTGGTCCTGGCCGCGGGCTGTGCCCTGCAGCTGCCCCTGGACGGCGTCGACCTGTTGCTGGAGCCCGAGCCAACGTCGGTCCTGCAAGTGTCTCTCGGAGAGCACACCTTCATGCTGATCCCGGAGGCCCTCTTGGGCTCCGCCGACGAACGCTCGGGAGGGCAGGGCCACGCGCCTGTCGGCCTACAACCTGGCGCTCTCCTGGGCGCTCCCAGGGAAGACGGTGCCGTCCAGCAGAGACTCTTCTGCGCATGTGTCCCAGAGATCGCCGCCCAAGAGGAGGCCTACGAAGAGGACGCGGACCCCGAGTTCCTGCCGCCTTCGATGGACCCCAGGGCCGGCTCAGTCGCTGGGTTCCGCTCCTCACCTAGAAGGGTGGCCGGCTTCTACCCGCACAGCCCCATCACGGAGCCCGCGCCtcgggcccccacccccagtccagAGAGACGCTCTCCTGGTCCCTACTTCAACCTGGACTTCCACCTTCTAGAGCCTTTTCCCAGCTCACCACTCCAACCTCTACCGCCTTCTCCAAGTCCAGGTCCCCACGCGCGCCCCCAGCGCCCTCCAGGTCCTGCGCGCAAGGCCCGGAGACGCCTGTTCCAGGAATGA
- the LOC117037290 gene encoding proline-rich protein 23A-like: MGSRLRSPRAYPAPGWGPRPGGPGPAKRRRTEEPAGPECRTEPTLQEPPEPPAVGALTSVVVLAAGCALQLPLDGVDLLLEPEPTSVLQVSLGEHTFMLIPEALLGSADERSGGQGHAPVGLEPGALLGAPREDGAVQQRLFCACVPEIAAQEEAYEEDADPEFLPPSMDPRAGSVAGFRSSPRRVAGFYPHSPITEPAPRAPTPSPERRSPGPYFNLDFHLLEPFPSSPLQPLPPSPSPGPHARPQRPPGPARKARRRLFQE; this comes from the coding sequence ATGGGCAGCCGGCTCCGCAGCCCCAGAGCCTACCCTGCGCCCGGCTGGGGACCGCGGCCTGGAGGACCCGGCCCCGCCAAGCGCCGCCGAACCGAAGAGCCCGCGGGCCCCGAGTGCAGGACGGAGCCCACCCTGCAAGAACCCCCGGAGCCCCCGGCCGTGGGCGCGCTCACCTCCGTCGTGGTCCTGGCCGCGGGCTGTGCCCTGCAGCTGCCCCTGGACGGCGTCGACCTGTTGCTGGAGCCCGAGCCAACGTCGGTCCTGCAAGTGTCTCTCGGAGAGCACACCTTCATGCTGATCCCGGAGGCCCTCTTGGGCTCCGCCGACGAACGCTCGGGAGGGCAGGGCCACGCGCCTGTCGGCCTAGAACCTGGCGCTCTCCTGGGCGCTCCCAGGGAAGACGGTGCCGTCCAGCAGAGACTCTTCTGCGCATGTGTCCCAGAGATCGCCGCCCAAGAGGAGGCCTACGAAGAGGACGCGGACCCCGAGTTCCTGCCGCCTTCGATGGACCCCAGGGCCGGCTCAGTCGCTGGATTCCGCTCCTCACCTAGAAGGGTGGCCGGCTTCTACCCGCACAGCCCCATCACGGAGCCCGCGCCtcgggcccccacccccagtccagAGAGACGCTCTCCTGGTCCCTACTTCAACCTGGACTTCCACCTTCTAGAGCCTTTTCCCAGCTCACCACTCCAGCCTCTACCGCCTTCTCCAAGTCCAGGTCCCCACGCGCGCCCCCAGCGCCCTCCAGGTCCTGCGCGCAAGGCCCGGAGACGCCTGTTCCAGGAATGA